The Nostoc sp. NIES-3756 DNA window ATTTCCAGCTTTAATTGTTGCTGATGAGAACCGATATATAAACGCAAGTAAACATAGTCATCAACTATGCGAAGATTTCGCACCATTCCTAAACTAACAATGTCATTTTTTAGGATTGGTTCAATAACTTGTTTAAGCAGTTCGACTACTTCTTGTTGGTAAGAATTAACTTCTGATTGCGCCACTCTTTCCAACCTCAAAAAACTCACTTATACCATAGCAAATCAACTCTAAAAACACTCTGCGTTCCCCCGCGCTTACTCAGCGTTCCTCAGCGTTTAAATATTGATTTGGATTTTTTGAATAGCCCTTTGCGCTTGAATAGCAACTTCCTTATCAGGGTCATCTAATGCTTGTTGCAGAGGGTTAATAACATCAGGATGGGCTAAATTACCAAGAGCAATTACAGCTTCTTTTCGTACATCTGCATACTCATCTGTTAAAGCTTGGATTAATTTAGGCATTACTTTGATATCGAAGATTGTTTGCAGTGCTTGTGCGGATGCTTTGCGTACTTGCCAATTTTCATCACCTAAAGCAATAGTTAATGCGGATATAGCTTGATGATTTGCGTGGATAGCTAGAGATTTTGCTGCATTACGCCGTACTTGCCAATCAGAATCATGAGTGAGAGCTTGATTAAGTTTAGCAATTACTTCTGTATCTTTTAAATGTCCTAGAGTTAAAGCAGTAGCACGACGCACAACTGCTGATTCATCAATGATTAAATCCAACGCTTGAGGACAGTTTTCTAATTGATTGAGGTATCGTAACGTAGTAATTGTGGCTTCTCTTAACTCAGGATTATTTGCTTGTAAAAACGGTAAGATATGCGGTAGGGACTGAATATCATGAATCTTTCGCAACAATACTAAAATATTTAGTTTTGTATTTATATCATCACTTTGGATTTTATCTAGTAATAGTAATAAATCATCCTGGGTAATTAATTCATTTAAAGCTGATGCGGCTTCAGTGCGGACATCTGTATCTGTGGAACTGAGACATTCAATTAAAGCCGGAATCGCCACAGGATTAGCAATTTCCCAAAGTGCAGATATGGCTATTTTTTGTACAGCCACATTTTCATCTTTGAGGGCAATAATTAAAGCATCAATTGTTTCTTCTTCGCCCAGATGTTGTAAAGTTTTGACAGCTACTAAGCGGTCATTTACATCAGGCGATCGCAGCATTTCTAGCCACTGTTTAAGTTCATCGTTCATTATTTTTAATAATTAGCGTAATAAAAAGGGAATCTGCACAGTAATAGCATTAGTTGGACACTCTTTTTCACAAGGTAAACAAAACCAACACTCATCATATTTCATATATGCTTTACCTGTCTCTGGATTTTTAGCTAAAACATCCAAAGGGCAAACTTCTATACAGACTGTGCATTTTTCTAAACATTTTGATTCATCAACAATTACAGGTACATCTACTCTTTGATTAATTAAAGCCATAACACTACTCCTAATTAAACAGTTAATCGATAAAATAAATGAGGCAAATTAGCACGAGTAATTTCTTGCTCATACTTAAATCCTAACTTCTCCATTACCCTCTGTGAAGCTTGGTTGGTCGTAAGAGTAAAACAAACTACCTCTCGTAACTTGAGTATTTCAAAGCCAATTTTTAATACTTTCTTACCCATTTCTGTAGCTAATTCTTGACCCCAAAACTTAGCCATGAGAGCATAAGCTGATTCAACTTCATTAACACCCTCTATCTCCACATTCCGTAGACCAGCACGACCAACAAATTGATGATTGATTTTATCTCGGAATATCCATAACCCGAAGCCGTAACGTTGCCAATGATGTAAATTATTGAAAATAAACAGTAGTATTTCTTCATCAGAACGCACACCGCCTAAAGTTGCCATTACTTTTTGACTTTGGTGCATATTGTAAAGTTCGTTCAAATGTTGAAATTTTAAACGTTCAGCAGATAAGCGTTGTGTTTTAAAAGTTTCTATTAACTGCATTGTGTTAAATTACTTTCTTCTGGAAAGCTAAAGACTGTTTGATATTTGTATAACCTATTTTCTCATAAAATAAATGTGCTTCTTTGCGTTTAATATTAGAACGTAGCATAACTTCCTCGCATCCAACTAAAGCAGCCCATGCTTCTATTTGCTGCATGAGATAACGTCCAATTCCCTGATGACGATAATCTTTATCTACTACTAATCCTAAAAGTATTGCTTGAGTTGGCATAATTAGTAAATCACAAATATAAGTGTGCGCCCAACCAACTATATAGTCATTTACTAAACTAGCAACGTAAATAATATGAGCATCATTATTTTGAATTTTCTCAAGACGTTGCTTTACTTGTTCTATTGTTAAAGAATATCCTAATTGCTCTCCAAGAATAACAATTCTTTCTGCATCTTTAATCTCGGCTTGTTTAATTATTATTTGTTCATATATCGCAACTTTATTATTCATACTACAGAGATGGCGATCGCACTAATTCCAGTAATTTTAAAAGTTGATTTATAACAAATCTTGGTTGTACCTCTTGTGGTAAAGCTTGATTTTTTCTGTTGTAATAGCAAAAGTCAATATTAACTTGCGTTGCTCCTGTATAGTCATAACTAAGAGAATCTCCCACATAAAGGACTTGTACTGCTGTTAAATCTAATTTTGATAACGTATGATGAAATATTTCTGGAGATGGTTTAGCAAAACCAATTGCTTCAGATACTACAATTTCTTCAAAAAAATGAGCAATTCCTACAGACTGCATTCTTGGTACTTGTGCGGATACAAAACCATTTGTAATCACTGCTAACCGATAACTTCCTTCGAGGACAGTTAGTAATTCATATACACCAGGCTCGGTTACGGCTGAATGATTAAAAATATCCCAAAAACTTCGGCTAAGATAACTAGTTTTATTTATGTTTATATTTAAGTCATTAAATGTACTTTGATAGGACATTTCTGTTATTTTGCTAGGAGAAAACCTATCTCGCTGTTTCCAGAACTGGGAATTATGAGTTTCAAATACTTGTAAGAAAATAGTTTCGCTGATCCTATATAAATCTAAGGATATTGAACAAGCTTTCAATGCACCAAGAATTGCTTGACGTTCACATAGTTCAAAATTTAATAGGGTATTATCAAGGTCAAAAATTATGGCTTTATAAGACATTTCGCTATTTTTTATGTAGAAAAATAAGTCTACTACTGTAAATTTTAGTTTGGATTAAATTTTTTACATAAAGAAATAATGTAAATATTCTATTGATGATCACTTGTTGATATTTTGCTGACTGATTCTAAAACTTTCTGAAAATCCTTACTGTAAAACTTATAATATCTATCATTGGGCTTTCTGACTAAAATTGCTTTAATCCCTGCCTGTAAAGTTCCGCTCCACATTCCCTCACGATAACCTAGTGTATTGTCAAAATCCCAACATAAATATTTCATTTTTATTTCACAGCTACATTATAAATCTCGTGCTGCATATTCACATCTACAATGTAAGGGTCTACAGGGCGTTTAAACAATATCATTTCTCCTAATTCATCTTTTTTCAAATTCACATGACAAAACCATTCATCATCATTCTTTTCAGGATAATCTAAGCGGTAATGATATAATCCCCAACGGCTTTCTTGACGATATAAGGATGCTCTGGCTGCCATTTCTGCACAGTCACGAATAAAGTGTACTTCTAGAGAACGCATCAATTCATGGGGGTCACGCGCACCCATTAAATCTAATGTTTGTTGATATTGGACAAAATGTTTCAAACCAATTTCGATTTTATTCCCTGATTTTGGTGGTTGAAGATAATCATTAACTAAACGTCTGAGTTTGTATTCCACCTGGGTATGGGGTATGCCATTTTGTCGAGTTAATGGTGCATAAATTCTCGCTTTTTCTGCTGCTAAAAAGTCTGCATCTGGTTCGATAAAATCTAAATCTTCAATATATTTAATCGCATGAGTTCCAGCTACGCGACCGAATACAAATGCCCCAATCATATAATTATGAGGAACACTGGCCATGTCTCCGGCTGCATACAAACCGGGGACTGTTGTTTCGGCATTTTCATTTACCCACACACCAGAAGCACTATGTCCACTACATAAGCCGATTTCGGAAATGTGCATTTCTACGCCGTGGGTGCGGTAATCTTCATTTCTGCCTTGATGAAACCGTTCTCTACTTGGTCTTTCATTTGCCCAAAGTATAGATTCTATTTCGGCAATTGTATCCTCATCAAGATGAGTCATTTTTAGTTGGACTGGCCCTTTTCCTGAGTTTAATTCTTTCCAGATTTCCAACATCATTTGACCACTCCAATAGTCGCAACTAATGAAGCGATTTCCTTCGGCGTTAGCTGTATGTGCGCCAAAAGGCCCGGCGACATAAGCACAGGCAGGGCCGTTGTAATCTTTAATTAAAGGATTGATTTGAAAGCATTCAATATTGCTGAGTTCTGCGCCTGCGTGATAAGCCATTGAATAGCCATCCCCGGCATTGGTAGGATTTTCATAAGTGCCGTAGAGATAGCCAGAAGCAGGTAAGCCTAGTCTGCCACAAGCGCCTGTACAGAGGATGACGGCTTTGGCTTGAATAATTATATAGTCACCGTTTCTGACATCAAACCCCACCGCACCAATAGCACGCCCATCTTTGACTAACACACGAGTCGCCATGACGCGGTTTGTCACTTTGACTTTGTGGCGTTTGACTTGTCTGGTGAGAATGGTTTTCAGGTCTTTACCTTCTGGCATAGGTAAGACATACTTACCAACACGATGCACTTGTTTTAAGTCATAGTTGCCTTGGGCATCTTTTTGAAACTTCACACCCCAACTTTCTAGTTCTTGAATAACTTCATAACCTAATTTGCCTGTTTGATATACGGCTTTCTGGTTGAGAATACCATCGTTGGCTAGTGTGACTTCGCGGACGTATTGTTCTGGAGTGGAGTGTCCAGGGATGACGGCTGTGTTTACTCCATCCATGCCCATTGCGATCGCACCACTACGACGTATGTTAGCCTTTTCTAAAATCAGCACCTCTGCATCCGGGTTTGCCTGTTTCGCCTTGATACCCGCCATTGTTCCAGCCGTCCCCCCACCAATGACAAGTACATCAGTTTTTATCCTTTGAGTGTTGATATCCATAAGCTTCTGCAACTGGAAGGGGTGATGAGAGGAATGTAGCTTAATAACCACGATAAATACTACTACAACTTGGGCGACTTACCGTATTTATGTATGAGATTCTTCATATAGATCAAGCAGATACAACAGTCTTGAGTTTTCTTGTAGACATGAGACTGTGTAGTTAGGACTTCCGGCAGCTTGTTGCGTACACTCAAAAAAATCTTGACTTATTCTTGCTGAGGATGTAGGTTATCAATATTGCAATAAAATACGGTATGTTTATCAATTTGCAGTAGTTATAGATAAATAATATTTTTTAACACAGTTAAAAGCAGTGATATATTTTCGATTTTGAAAAGAAACATTAATATTTTTCAGTTTTATTAAGTAAAGATTTCAGCAAAACTTAGTCTAAATTAAAATTCGGTTTTATTAACAGTAAAAACAACTTTTAGTAACTTTATATCTATTTAATTAATTTGCACTACCTGCCGAGGGTTTAGCTTTTACAAGTCCATGTTAAGTAAAAATTTTTTAACACTGTTGTTAGTTACAGGAATAGCATTCTTACTCATCATTCCTCCAGCTTTTGCTGATACCGTAAATCCTTGTCCATCAGAAATGGTGATGATTCCCGGTGGAACATTCACAATGGGATCAGATAATCCTGGTTTGATAGAAGAACTATCTGCACAAGAAGTCACAGTTAGTTCCTTTTGTATCGATAAATATGAGGTGATGAATGCACAGTTTGCAGCATTTGTCAAAGCAACGAGCTATGTGACAGTTGCAGAGCGTCCTTTATCCAAGGAACAGTTTCCCGACTTACCAGATGAGCAGAGATTACCCGGTTCTCTAGTTTTTGAAATAGCACAGGCAGGAGCAAAGCAATTGAGTTGG harbors:
- a CDS encoding fumarate reductase/succinate dehydrogenase flavoprotein subunit; translated protein: MDINTQRIKTDVLVIGGGTAGTMAGIKAKQANPDAEVLILEKANIRRSGAIAMGMDGVNTAVIPGHSTPEQYVREVTLANDGILNQKAVYQTGKLGYEVIQELESWGVKFQKDAQGNYDLKQVHRVGKYVLPMPEGKDLKTILTRQVKRHKVKVTNRVMATRVLVKDGRAIGAVGFDVRNGDYIIIQAKAVILCTGACGRLGLPASGYLYGTYENPTNAGDGYSMAYHAGAELSNIECFQINPLIKDYNGPACAYVAGPFGAHTANAEGNRFISCDYWSGQMMLEIWKELNSGKGPVQLKMTHLDEDTIAEIESILWANERPSRERFHQGRNEDYRTHGVEMHISEIGLCSGHSASGVWVNENAETTVPGLYAAGDMASVPHNYMIGAFVFGRVAGTHAIKYIEDLDFIEPDADFLAAEKARIYAPLTRQNGIPHTQVEYKLRRLVNDYLQPPKSGNKIEIGLKHFVQYQQTLDLMGARDPHELMRSLEVHFIRDCAEMAARASLYRQESRWGLYHYRLDYPEKNDDEWFCHVNLKKDELGEMILFKRPVDPYIVDVNMQHEIYNVAVK
- a CDS encoding GNAT family N-acetyltransferase yields the protein MQLIETFKTQRLSAERLKFQHLNELYNMHQSQKVMATLGGVRSDEEILLFIFNNLHHWQRYGFGLWIFRDKINHQFVGRAGLRNVEIEGVNEVESAYALMAKFWGQELATEMGKKVLKIGFEILKLREVVCFTLTTNQASQRVMEKLGFKYEQEITRANLPHLFYRLTV
- a CDS encoding HAD family hydrolase encodes the protein MSYKAIIFDLDNTLLNFELCERQAILGALKACSISLDLYRISETIFLQVFETHNSQFWKQRDRFSPSKITEMSYQSTFNDLNININKTSYLSRSFWDIFNHSAVTEPGVYELLTVLEGSYRLAVITNGFVSAQVPRMQSVGIAHFFEEIVVSEAIGFAKPSPEIFHHTLSKLDLTAVQVLYVGDSLSYDYTGATQVNIDFCYYNRKNQALPQEVQPRFVINQLLKLLELVRSPSL
- a CDS encoding GNAT family N-acetyltransferase, with the protein product MNNKVAIYEQIIIKQAEIKDAERIVILGEQLGYSLTIEQVKQRLEKIQNNDAHIIYVASLVNDYIVGWAHTYICDLLIMPTQAILLGLVVDKDYRHQGIGRYLMQQIEAWAALVGCEEVMLRSNIKRKEAHLFYEKIGYTNIKQSLAFQKKVI
- a CDS encoding HEAT repeat domain-containing protein — protein: MNDELKQWLEMLRSPDVNDRLVAVKTLQHLGEEETIDALIIALKDENVAVQKIAISALWEIANPVAIPALIECLSSTDTDVRTEAASALNELITQDDLLLLLDKIQSDDINTKLNILVLLRKIHDIQSLPHILPFLQANNPELREATITTLRYLNQLENCPQALDLIIDESAVVRRATALTLGHLKDTEVIAKLNQALTHDSDWQVRRNAAKSLAIHANHQAISALTIALGDENWQVRKASAQALQTIFDIKVMPKLIQALTDEYADVRKEAVIALGNLAHPDVINPLQQALDDPDKEVAIQAQRAIQKIQINI
- a CDS encoding 4Fe-4S dicluster domain-containing protein → MALINQRVDVPVIVDESKCLEKCTVCIEVCPLDVLAKNPETGKAYMKYDECWFCLPCEKECPTNAITVQIPFLLR